The Apium graveolens cultivar Ventura chromosome 11, ASM990537v1, whole genome shotgun sequence genome has a window encoding:
- the LOC141696039 gene encoding uncharacterized protein LOC141696039, whose translation MAKYLRVVKGILAQFNDWYAEHVSREDNTTADAYPSSPHLKSRTTQEVSTFSTPIPFAIWGMDILGIFLVASGQRKFIVVAIDYFTKWIEAKTLAQITTKKIAQFFWENVICRYGIPCFLATDNGRQFDYAEFGEYFDDNNIELHFTSVSHPQANGLVEIANRIILDGIKKMVERSRNTWADELLYIVPPAK comes from the exons ATGGCCAAGTACCTGAGAGTCGTGAAGGGAATACTGGCTCAGTTTAATGACTGGTACGCAGAGCATGTTTCAAGAGAGGATAACACTACGGCTGATGCCTATCCCAGTTCACCTCATCTGAAATCAAGAACTACCCAAGAAGTATCTACTTTCAG CACACCCATCCCTTTTGCaatatggggaatggatatacttggaaTATTTCTTGTAGCATCGGGACAGAGGAAGTTCATTGTGGTAGCCATAGACTACTTTacaaagtggattgaggctaagACACTAGCCCAGATAACCACCAAGAAAATTGCTCAGTTCTTCTGGGAAAATGTTATATGCCGATATGGGATCCCATGCTTCCTTGCCACGGATAATGGGCGACAATTTGATTATGCAGAATTCGGAGAGTACTTCGATGATAACAACATAGAGCTTCACTTCACCTCGGTTTCTCACCCACAAGCAAACGGGCTGGTGGAAATTGCTAACAGAATTATCCTTGATGGAATTAAGAAAATGGTGGAACGCTCAAGGAACACTTGGGCAGATGAGTTGTTGTATATCGTACCACCTGCAAAGTGA
- the LOC141696040 gene encoding flowering-promoting factor 1-like protein 1: MSGVWIFDKKGVARLISNPTRESFEQKEPPYPGTATAPGARPRVLVYLPANQVIRSYSELELRLGELGWTRYYNPTEPKLLQFHRSDYSNHLISLPKSFANFKSIHMYDIVVKNRSFFEVRDLNGATDSSSTLS; the protein is encoded by the coding sequence ATGTCCGGAGTATGGATATTCGACAAGAAAGGTGTAGCCCGTCTCATCTCCAACCCGACCCGTGAATCATTTGAGCAAAAAGAACCACCTTACCCCGGCACAGCCACTGCACCTGGTGCCCGTCCACGAGTTCTTGTTTATCTCCCAGCAAACCAAGTTATCCGATCCTACTCAGAGTTGGAGCTTCGACTAGGTGAACTTGGATGGACCAGGTACTACAACCCTACTGAGCCCAAGCTGCTCCAGTTCCACAGGTCCGATTATTCGAATCATCTCATTTCTCTGCCTAAAAGCTTTGCTAACTTCAAGTCTATTCATATGTATGATATTGTTGTCAAGAATCGATCTTTTTTTGAAGTTCGTGATCTCAACGGCGCAACTGACTCTTCTTCCACTCTTAGTTAG